One stretch of Hymenobacter chitinivorans DSM 11115 DNA includes these proteins:
- a CDS encoding DUF2147 domain-containing protein — protein MKKTLFLCLALLLGFANLASAQKLSPLGIWTNEEKKATFEIYQQGDKLYGKIVTLTVPNDPATGKPKLDSQNPDPKLRNRPRLGLVFMKDFKKDSENKWDDGTIYNPEDGKTYSCYMKVLNANTMEVKGYIGFSLIGKSQTWTRVK, from the coding sequence ATGAAAAAAACCCTGTTCCTGTGTCTGGCCCTGCTGTTGGGCTTCGCGAACCTGGCGTCGGCGCAAAAACTTTCCCCGCTCGGTATCTGGACCAACGAGGAAAAGAAGGCCACGTTTGAAATCTACCAGCAGGGCGACAAGCTCTACGGCAAAATCGTGACCCTGACCGTACCCAACGACCCGGCCACCGGCAAGCCCAAGCTTGACTCGCAGAACCCCGACCCCAAGCTGCGCAACCGCCCCCGCCTGGGTCTGGTGTTCATGAAGGACTTCAAGAAGGACAGCGAGAACAAGTGGGACGACGGCACCATCTACAACCCCGAAGATGGCAAAACCTACTCCTGCTACATGAAGGTGCTCAACGCCAACACCATGGAAGTAAAAGGCTACATCGGCTTCTCGCTGATCGGCAAATCCCAGACCTGGACCCGGGTGAAATAA
- a CDS encoding DUF2147 domain-containing protein, protein MKTILLSLLLCLACSWGAAAQTVVPLGVWADDTGESHIEIYRCGELLCGKLVWLQQPQEAITGKPKLDQHNPDPDKRTVPLHNMPVLQGLRYNPGSDRWEDGQIYDPSNGHTYSCYLSMAGKDKLEVKGYIGFSLIGRSHYWVRVR, encoded by the coding sequence TTGAAAACCATTCTGCTCAGTTTGCTGCTTTGCCTGGCCTGCTCGTGGGGAGCCGCGGCCCAAACGGTCGTGCCCCTGGGCGTGTGGGCCGACGACACGGGCGAGTCGCACATCGAAATCTACCGCTGCGGGGAGCTGCTCTGCGGCAAACTAGTGTGGCTGCAACAGCCCCAGGAGGCCATTACCGGCAAGCCCAAGCTGGACCAGCACAACCCCGACCCCGACAAGCGCACCGTGCCGTTGCACAACATGCCGGTGCTGCAGGGCCTGCGCTACAACCCGGGCTCCGACCGGTGGGAAGACGGGCAGATTTACGACCCCAGCAACGGCCACACCTACTCTTGCTACCTGAGTATGGCCGGCAAGGACAAGCTGGAAGTGAAAGGCTATATCGGTTTTTCGCTCATTGGCCGCTCCCACTACTGGGTGCGGGTGCGCTAG
- a CDS encoding DUF4920 domain-containing protein codes for MTLKLLALAAGLVSLAACHSASTPETAAAAAPATAAPGGHTYGAPLTAAGARPMSELRQVLGQQDSAQVKLVGTAAEVCQAKGCWLTMTTAEGQAMRVRFKDYAFFVPKDISGKTVVINGWAHREVVPVEDLQHYAKDAGKSAKEVAAITQPEEQLNFEADGVLVQD; via the coding sequence ATGACGCTCAAGCTGCTCGCCCTGGCCGCCGGCCTGGTTTCCCTGGCCGCCTGCCACTCCGCCTCCACCCCCGAAACCGCCGCGGCCGCGGCCCCAGCCACTGCCGCCCCGGGTGGCCACACCTACGGCGCCCCCCTTACCGCCGCCGGTGCCCGGCCCATGAGCGAGTTGCGCCAGGTGCTGGGCCAGCAGGATTCGGCCCAGGTCAAGCTCGTGGGCACGGCCGCCGAGGTCTGCCAGGCCAAGGGCTGCTGGCTCACGATGACCACCGCCGAAGGCCAAGCCATGCGGGTGCGCTTCAAGGACTACGCCTTCTTCGTGCCCAAGGACATCAGCGGCAAAACCGTGGTCATCAACGGCTGGGCCCACCGCGAAGTCGTCCCCGTCGAGGACCTGCAGCACTACGCCAAAGACGCCGGCAAGTCGGCCAAGGAAGTAGCCGCCATCACCCAGCCCGAGGAGCAGCTCAACTTCGAAGCCGACGGCGTCCTGGTCCAGGACTAA
- a CDS encoding cytochrome c oxidase subunit 3, producing the protein MMNSDKERKDKVGAGRPPSAFTRIERVPPLLMLLYLGLLGIGVMFVILVAAYIQTRHQSGMPTGAHPLPRYFSLSTIVLLISSYTLSQAQRIYRSDDMRNLTRCLGATLLLGSIFAGLQVLGWRELMTQGIFFVGEASGTYIYLISALHVAHLLGGMLFLLALMLRTMHASRDAVRSLVFIRDPYRHRQLRMLNIYWHFIDALWVGLFGVFLFLY; encoded by the coding sequence ATGATGAATTCCGACAAAGAACGTAAAGATAAAGTAGGTGCCGGCCGCCCCCCGTCGGCCTTTACCCGCATCGAGCGGGTGCCGCCGCTGCTCATGCTCCTCTACCTGGGCCTGCTTGGCATTGGGGTAATGTTCGTCATCCTGGTGGCGGCCTACATCCAGACTCGCCACCAGAGCGGAATGCCGACCGGGGCCCACCCGCTGCCGCGCTATTTCTCCCTGAGCACCATTGTGCTGCTCATCAGTAGCTACACGCTCAGCCAGGCCCAGCGCATCTACCGCTCCGACGACATGCGCAACCTCACGCGCTGCCTGGGCGCCACGCTACTGCTGGGCAGCATCTTTGCCGGCCTGCAGGTGCTGGGCTGGCGGGAGCTGATGACCCAGGGCATCTTCTTCGTGGGAGAAGCCAGCGGCACCTACATCTACCTGATTTCGGCCCTGCACGTGGCCCACCTGCTGGGGGGCATGCTCTTCCTGCTGGCCCTGATGCTGCGCACCATGCACGCTTCCCGGGATGCGGTCCGCTCGTTGGTATTTATCCGGGACCCGTACCGTCACCGCCAGCTGCGGATGCTTAACATTTACTGGCACTTTATCGACGCGCTCTGGGTCGGCTTATTCGGCGTTTTCCTCTTTCTGTACTAA
- a CDS encoding M61 family metallopeptidase — translation MIHSSLRRLLAVAALLLLSQFAPAQAASTLRYTLSMPAPQTHYFEVDMALGGFSKQYTDVKMPVWAPGSYLVREFAKNVEGFGAKAGSETLRTEKISKNTWRVYHPKAKDFTVHYRVYAFELSVRTSFIDAAHGYLNGTSVFMYPAEGQQLPSTLTVQPAPGWTQVTTSLKPTGGAFTFRSANYDELADSPIEIGTHKVLSFEANGTPHTIAMFGNPQYDEARLLDGMKRTCEEAHRVVGQNPLDRYVFIIHNIDRGTGGLEHLFSTTLSVSRNAYSSEAGWKGFLGLVAHEYFHLWNVKRIRPVALGPFNYDQENYTHMLWVSEGGTEYFSNLIVQRAGFVTPDGYLADLSNGIGRVENTPGNKQQSAAESSFDAWIKYYRPNENSQNTGISYYDKGEVIGAVLDLMVINETKGQKSLDDVMRYLYDQYYKKLGRGFTDDEYQDAVAKVAGRRFDDFFRKNVYGTETLPYSTALGYAGLTLTTTPVSSDASLGANVSTTGGKYTVTSVVRNGSAWQGGLSVADEILAINGARLTDDPNKLLTGAPAGATITLLVNRDGQIKELTLPLVANATQRYRIEKLPNPTAAQQTVFNKWLRVK, via the coding sequence ATGATTCACTCTTCTCTCCGCCGGCTGCTGGCCGTGGCCGCTCTGCTGCTGCTGAGCCAGTTTGCGCCGGCTCAGGCGGCTTCCACGCTGCGCTACACCCTGTCGATGCCGGCGCCGCAGACGCACTACTTCGAAGTTGATATGGCCCTGGGCGGCTTCAGCAAACAGTATACTGACGTGAAGATGCCGGTGTGGGCGCCGGGTTCGTATTTAGTACGCGAATTTGCCAAAAACGTCGAGGGCTTCGGGGCCAAAGCCGGCTCCGAAACGCTGCGGACCGAGAAAATCAGCAAGAATACCTGGCGGGTGTACCACCCCAAAGCCAAGGACTTCACGGTGCATTACCGCGTGTATGCCTTCGAGCTGAGCGTGCGCACCAGCTTTATCGACGCGGCCCACGGCTATTTGAACGGCACGAGCGTGTTTATGTACCCGGCCGAGGGCCAGCAGCTGCCCAGTACCCTCACCGTGCAGCCCGCCCCGGGCTGGACCCAGGTCACGACCAGCCTCAAGCCCACCGGCGGCGCTTTCACTTTCCGCTCGGCCAACTATGATGAGCTGGCCGATTCGCCCATCGAAATCGGGACCCACAAGGTGCTCAGCTTTGAGGCCAACGGCACGCCCCACACCATTGCCATGTTTGGCAACCCCCAGTACGACGAGGCCCGGCTGCTGGACGGCATGAAGCGCACCTGCGAGGAGGCGCACCGCGTGGTGGGCCAGAACCCGCTGGACCGCTACGTGTTCATCATCCACAACATTGACCGGGGTACGGGCGGCCTGGAGCACCTGTTTTCGACTACGCTCTCGGTTTCGCGCAACGCCTACAGCTCGGAAGCCGGCTGGAAAGGCTTTCTGGGTTTGGTGGCCCACGAGTATTTCCACCTCTGGAACGTGAAGCGCATCCGGCCCGTGGCCCTGGGCCCGTTCAACTACGACCAGGAAAACTACACCCACATGCTCTGGGTCAGTGAGGGCGGCACCGAATACTTCAGCAACCTGATTGTGCAGCGCGCCGGCTTCGTAACCCCGGACGGCTATTTGGCCGACCTGAGCAACGGCATTGGCCGCGTCGAGAATACGCCCGGCAACAAGCAGCAGTCGGCCGCCGAGTCGAGCTTCGACGCCTGGATTAAGTACTACCGGCCCAACGAAAACTCGCAGAACACCGGCATCAGCTACTACGACAAGGGCGAGGTAATCGGGGCCGTGCTGGACTTGATGGTCATCAACGAAACCAAGGGCCAGAAAAGCCTCGACGACGTGATGCGCTACCTCTACGACCAGTATTACAAGAAGCTGGGCCGGGGCTTTACGGATGATGAGTACCAGGATGCCGTGGCCAAAGTAGCCGGCCGCCGCTTCGACGACTTCTTCCGCAAAAACGTGTACGGCACCGAAACTCTGCCCTACAGCACGGCCCTGGGCTACGCCGGCCTGACGCTGACCACCACGCCGGTTTCCTCGGATGCTTCCCTGGGCGCCAACGTCAGCACCACGGGCGGTAAGTACACCGTGACCAGCGTGGTGCGCAACGGCAGCGCCTGGCAGGGCGGCCTGAGCGTGGCCGACGAAATCCTGGCCATCAACGGCGCCCGCCTTACCGACGACCCCAACAAGCTGCTGACCGGCGCCCCGGCCGGCGCTACTATCACGCTGCTCGTAAACCGCGACGGGCAAATCAAGGAGCTGACGTTGCCGCTGGTTGCCAATGCCACCCAGCGCTACCGCATCGAGAAGCTGCCCAACCCCACGGCCGCCCAGCAAACGGTGTTCAACAAGTGGCTGCGGGTGAAGTAG
- a CDS encoding TapB family protein yields the protein MSALPSLRLLGALLLTPLPLALLRAQTAPPAAPDTATTVAPAATPAPATGLDCHHPFGLSDNNERVYRLTSADGKPAGELRMRVVSLSAEMNKKKTVETHKVLLKSGLYDSKSRLLNMQDLTISCRQDTSFVDGMSEFKPESIRSFRDRKFEYAPVALAWPHQPKIGSLLPAGGSQVAVSSSVVDIAKVSSMVRKRKVVGGPAPVQTPAGTFSCYKVESEHEDATQARKDIVLRTTYKVVDYYSPTMGIVKTEVYDKKGKLSQTRTLAVVNSGQGQ from the coding sequence ATGTCTGCTCTTCCCTCCCTGCGCCTGCTCGGCGCTCTGCTCCTGACCCCGCTGCCCCTGGCCCTGCTCCGGGCCCAGACAGCTCCCCCAGCCGCCCCCGACACCGCCACCACCGTCGCCCCCGCCGCTACCCCGGCCCCGGCCACCGGCCTCGACTGCCACCACCCCTTTGGGCTGAGCGACAACAACGAGCGGGTGTACCGCCTGACCTCGGCCGACGGCAAGCCCGCCGGCGAATTGCGCATGCGGGTCGTGAGCCTGAGCGCGGAGATGAACAAGAAAAAGACCGTCGAAACCCATAAGGTGCTACTCAAAAGCGGCCTCTACGACAGCAAGAGCCGCCTGCTCAACATGCAGGACCTGACCATTAGCTGCCGCCAGGATACGAGCTTCGTCGACGGCATGAGCGAGTTTAAGCCCGAAAGCATCCGCTCCTTCCGGGACCGGAAGTTTGAGTACGCCCCCGTGGCCCTGGCCTGGCCCCACCAGCCCAAGATTGGCTCCCTGCTGCCCGCCGGCGGCAGCCAGGTGGCCGTCAGCAGCTCGGTCGTCGATATTGCCAAGGTCAGCAGCATGGTGCGCAAGCGCAAAGTCGTCGGCGGCCCGGCGCCGGTGCAAACCCCGGCCGGCACCTTCTCCTGCTACAAGGTCGAGTCGGAGCACGAAGACGCCACCCAGGCCCGCAAGGACATCGTACTGCGCACTACCTATAAGGTCGTCGACTACTACTCGCCCACCATGGGCATCGTCAAAACCGAGGTCTACGACAAGAAGGGCAAGCTCAGCCAAACCCGCACCCTGGCCGTCGTCAACAGCGGGCAGGGCCAGTAA
- a CDS encoding C40 family peptidase, protein MRYVWLTFLTLVAGLVAFFSWQHLHKQPGRTVAVVSSDVPARAVSDTMPPAAAPSGELPGADRLIDFAMQQLGSPYTYAGTTPTGGFDCSGFLLYVYNHVGIAVPHSTALLINAGRAVPREQARRGDMVIFTGTAQTSTTPGHAGIIISEPGEPLRFIHSSSARRESGVKISQVEGTDYERRFMGIRRVLDGAVVNSPAKSSPPKAAGPAVAPVTPLKPKAPQVASTLVVPAPRVVRRPVKRTKTKTVVKTTHPVPAKVKTKVATARKPAAKPAAKKTTSKKPGTKKPVVHQN, encoded by the coding sequence ATGCGGTACGTTTGGCTTACATTCCTGACCCTGGTAGCTGGCCTCGTGGCTTTCTTTAGCTGGCAGCACCTGCACAAGCAGCCCGGCCGCACGGTGGCCGTGGTAAGCTCCGACGTGCCGGCCCGGGCCGTGTCGGACACCATGCCCCCGGCGGCAGCCCCCAGTGGAGAGCTGCCCGGCGCCGACCGCCTCATCGACTTTGCCATGCAGCAGCTGGGCTCGCCCTACACCTACGCGGGCACCACCCCTACCGGCGGCTTCGACTGCTCGGGCTTTCTGCTCTACGTTTACAACCACGTGGGTATTGCCGTGCCCCACTCCACGGCCTTGCTCATCAACGCGGGCCGGGCGGTGCCGCGGGAGCAGGCCCGGCGCGGCGACATGGTCATCTTCACCGGCACGGCCCAAACCTCGACCACGCCGGGGCACGCGGGCATTATCATCTCGGAGCCGGGCGAGCCGCTGCGGTTTATTCACTCCTCGTCGGCCCGGCGCGAGTCGGGCGTGAAAATCAGCCAGGTGGAAGGCACCGATTATGAGCGGCGCTTCATGGGCATCCGGCGGGTGCTGGATGGGGCCGTGGTTAATAGCCCCGCTAAGTCGTCGCCGCCGAAAGCAGCCGGGCCCGCCGTGGCTCCGGTGACTCCGCTTAAGCCCAAAGCGCCGCAGGTGGCCAGCACGCTCGTAGTACCCGCGCCCAGAGTAGTCCGCCGCCCGGTGAAGCGCACTAAGACCAAGACGGTGGTAAAAACCACGCACCCGGTTCCGGCGAAGGTCAAAACCAAAGTCGCTACGGCACGCAAGCCCGCGGCCAAACCGGCGGCGAAGAAGACCACGAGCAAAAAACCGGGCACAAAAAAGCCGGTAGTTCATCAGAACTAA
- a CDS encoding gliding motility-associated C-terminal domain-containing protein — protein sequence MPRFLLCFFSILLLLGLAAPAGATHIVGGELDLQHQTGSTYRLNLNLYFDAVNGNPGALDTDLSVGIFEKGTDRRMQNLTLPLVSNTAVVYSDIACTLPILGTRRIQYSSLLTLAATTYNNPAGYYAAVERCCRNNSIRNIRNPGNAGQTYYLEFPAVVRNGQPFINSTPRIFPPLSDYACLGELFYYDFGGQDADGDSLVYELATPLNGHSSTNQPKPPQADPQPYSLVQWMPDLSELNQIPGNPALTVNRFSGRLEVRPSSVGLFVFGIKCLEYRKGIKISEVRRDFQLQVIDCPRNIKPEVKVLLPGSNQPYQSTKDVLHLVPGSSRCLRLRFTDPDPTSRLTLSLHPVNFSGPLPSFSLVQGTVRTAGAPDTLFSEMCFPKCLDTKGRVYLLDVIVADNGCSLPKRDTVRLAFTGVPDPNSPPTVATTAGPGLPLHVRIGDLVTFQVTGQDPDADPVTLEMTGRGFTPGSLGASLVPGPAGSPTRGTFSWRVPCPPTDKFLYEFEFTAAAKPCDERQASPPVVVPIQIDYTNTPPTLTASDVAPLIKRYLGEPYTLTLEGLDADNDQLTLTASVNGISLAEAGMRFTARNGAGKATATFEWDPSCTVAQREITEVTFLLQETTCRPVPTSHKLRFEVLRPEVPDFLPANIFTPNKDGVHDFFELPTLPPDFCDSRLANIKIFSRWGNLVYQTTNRTFKWDGGSLPAGVYFVLIEYTDKSYKGTVTIAP from the coding sequence ATGCCTCGTTTTTTACTTTGTTTTTTTTCGATTCTTCTTCTCCTTGGGCTAGCAGCCCCGGCCGGGGCCACCCATATTGTGGGCGGCGAGCTCGACTTGCAACATCAGACGGGCAGCACCTACCGCCTAAACCTGAACCTGTACTTCGACGCCGTGAACGGCAACCCCGGCGCCCTGGATACGGACCTGTCGGTGGGCATCTTCGAAAAGGGCACCGACCGGCGCATGCAGAACCTGACGCTGCCGCTGGTGTCGAATACGGCCGTGGTGTATTCCGACATTGCCTGCACCCTGCCCATTTTGGGTACCCGCCGCATTCAGTACTCCAGCCTGCTTACGCTGGCCGCCACGACCTACAACAACCCGGCCGGCTACTACGCGGCCGTGGAGCGGTGCTGCCGCAACAACAGCATCCGCAATATTCGCAACCCCGGCAACGCGGGCCAGACCTACTACCTGGAGTTTCCGGCCGTCGTGCGCAACGGGCAGCCATTTATCAATTCCACGCCCCGGATTTTTCCGCCCCTGAGCGACTACGCCTGCCTCGGGGAGCTGTTCTACTACGACTTCGGCGGCCAGGATGCCGACGGCGACTCCCTGGTGTATGAGCTGGCCACGCCCCTCAACGGGCACTCCAGCACCAACCAGCCCAAGCCTCCCCAGGCCGACCCCCAACCCTACTCGCTCGTGCAGTGGATGCCGGATCTGAGCGAACTAAACCAGATTCCGGGCAACCCGGCCCTGACGGTAAACCGCTTTAGCGGCCGGCTGGAGGTGCGGCCCAGCAGCGTGGGCTTGTTCGTGTTCGGCATTAAATGCCTGGAGTACCGCAAAGGCATAAAAATCAGCGAGGTGCGCCGCGACTTCCAGCTGCAGGTCATCGACTGCCCCCGTAACATCAAGCCCGAGGTGAAGGTGCTGCTGCCGGGCAGCAACCAGCCTTACCAGTCCACCAAGGACGTACTGCACCTGGTGCCCGGCAGCAGCCGCTGCCTGCGGCTGCGCTTCACCGACCCCGACCCCACTTCCCGCCTCACGTTGTCGCTGCACCCGGTCAATTTTAGCGGCCCCCTGCCTTCCTTTAGCCTGGTGCAGGGCACGGTGCGCACGGCCGGGGCTCCCGACACGCTGTTTTCGGAAATGTGCTTTCCCAAGTGCTTAGACACCAAAGGCCGGGTGTATCTGCTCGACGTCATCGTGGCCGACAACGGCTGCAGCCTGCCCAAGCGCGACACGGTGCGCCTGGCCTTTACCGGCGTACCCGACCCGAATAGCCCGCCCACGGTGGCTACCACGGCCGGGCCGGGCCTGCCCCTGCACGTGCGCATCGGCGACCTGGTTACCTTCCAGGTAACGGGCCAGGACCCCGACGCCGACCCGGTAACGCTGGAAATGACCGGCCGGGGCTTTACCCCCGGCAGTCTGGGGGCCTCCCTGGTGCCGGGCCCGGCCGGCTCCCCCACCCGCGGCACCTTTAGCTGGCGCGTACCCTGCCCGCCCACCGATAAGTTTCTGTACGAATTTGAGTTTACGGCCGCCGCCAAGCCCTGCGACGAGCGGCAGGCCTCCCCGCCGGTGGTGGTGCCCATCCAGATTGACTACACCAACACGCCCCCGACGCTGACGGCCTCCGATGTGGCCCCGCTGATCAAACGGTACCTGGGGGAGCCCTACACGCTCACGCTCGAAGGCCTCGACGCCGACAACGACCAACTGACGCTAACTGCTTCGGTCAACGGTATTTCCCTGGCCGAGGCCGGTATGCGCTTCACGGCCCGTAACGGCGCCGGCAAAGCCACCGCCACCTTTGAGTGGGACCCGAGCTGCACCGTGGCCCAGCGCGAAATCACCGAGGTAACCTTCCTGCTGCAGGAAACTACCTGCCGGCCGGTACCCACGAGTCACAAGCTGCGCTTTGAAGTGCTGCGCCCCGAGGTGCCGGATTTCCTGCCGGCCAATATTTTCACGCCCAACAAGGACGGAGTGCACGACTTCTTCGAGCTTCCAACCCTGCCCCCCGACTTCTGCGACTCGCGGCTGGCCAACATCAAAATCTTCAGCCGCTGGGGCAACCTGGTGTACCAAACCACGAACCGCACCTTCAAGTGGGACGGGGGTAGCTTGCCGGCCGGGGTGTATTTCGTGCTGATTGAATACACCGACAAAAGCTACAAGGGTACCGTGACCATTGCGCCGTAG
- a CDS encoding M1 family aminopeptidase — MRRIFYSLLTSGLLAGAAQAQIPSYQPQAADLNGTAARSCALTHQKAALRQPATTVAHRQKMERYDVKYYKLNIALENNSRNVGGSVRMLARAGAQSLDSLAFELYPTLTIDSVVVNKKKVTGIRRALGDVTVGLAQAAPANALFDAYIYYRGTAPNGNSAAIGNALDTDVDPDFGTSVTWSLSEPFNAYEWWPCKQVLTDKADSSDVWVTTSNINKVGSNGVLERVTPQSNGKSRYEWKSRYPIDYYLISVAVAPYVEYVNYANPAGGPRIPIVNYLYNTAALNYYRTEIDRTPGFIENYSNLVGLYPFAKEKYGHSMGPIGGGMEHQTMTTQDGFSFTLTAHELFHQWFGDNVTCASWQDIWLNEGFASYGEYLSLNAFSTPAQARSWMDNAHATTMQSAGGSVLVLDTTNVNRIFSPRLSYKKGAAVIHMLRYLLNDDVKFFRALRTYQTQFAGSTARTTDLQRIFEAEAGVSLDTFFRQWYRGEGYPTFTVRWNQVGTSLYLKSTETVSMPTVTPFFDTEVDYKINYTNGTSQTVRRRQSQAETSFTLPVAGTVSSIQVDPDQWLLNGSGLVSRDNTLATKTAAAVLPLAVYPNPCRETLQLGSLTMRTAQAVVTDLTGRVVLRQTIGASHTQLSTAALAPGLYHLQVTTPEGEVSLARFVRE; from the coding sequence ATGCGTCGTATTTTTTACTCCTTGCTGACCAGCGGGCTGCTGGCCGGGGCCGCTCAGGCCCAGATTCCCAGCTACCAGCCCCAGGCGGCCGACCTCAACGGCACTGCGGCCCGTAGTTGCGCCCTGACTCACCAGAAGGCCGCCCTGCGGCAGCCCGCCACCACGGTGGCCCACCGCCAGAAGATGGAGCGCTACGACGTGAAGTACTACAAGCTCAATATTGCCCTGGAAAACAACTCCCGCAATGTGGGGGGCTCCGTGCGCATGCTGGCCCGGGCCGGCGCCCAGAGCCTCGATTCCCTGGCCTTTGAGCTCTACCCCACGCTGACTATCGACTCGGTGGTGGTAAACAAAAAAAAGGTCACCGGCATCCGGCGCGCCCTCGGCGACGTGACCGTGGGCCTGGCCCAGGCGGCCCCCGCCAATGCGCTGTTTGACGCCTACATCTACTACCGCGGCACCGCGCCCAACGGCAACTCGGCCGCCATCGGCAACGCCCTGGACACGGACGTAGATCCGGACTTCGGCACCAGCGTGACCTGGAGCCTGAGTGAGCCGTTCAACGCCTACGAGTGGTGGCCCTGCAAGCAGGTGCTGACCGATAAAGCAGACTCTTCCGACGTCTGGGTCACGACGTCCAATATCAACAAGGTGGGCTCCAACGGGGTTCTGGAGCGCGTCACGCCCCAATCCAACGGCAAGAGCCGCTACGAGTGGAAGTCCCGCTACCCCATCGACTACTACCTGATTTCGGTGGCCGTGGCGCCCTACGTGGAGTACGTCAACTACGCCAACCCCGCCGGCGGCCCCCGGATTCCGATTGTCAACTACCTCTACAACACGGCGGCCCTGAACTACTACCGCACCGAAATTGACCGGACCCCGGGCTTTATCGAGAACTACTCCAATCTGGTCGGCCTTTACCCGTTTGCCAAGGAGAAATACGGGCACTCGATGGGCCCCATCGGCGGCGGCATGGAGCACCAGACCATGACCACCCAGGATGGGTTCAGCTTCACCCTAACGGCCCACGAGCTGTTTCACCAGTGGTTTGGCGACAATGTGACCTGCGCTTCGTGGCAGGATATCTGGCTTAACGAAGGCTTTGCTTCCTACGGGGAGTACCTGTCGCTGAATGCTTTTTCGACCCCTGCCCAGGCCCGCAGCTGGATGGACAACGCCCACGCCACGACCATGCAAAGCGCCGGGGGCAGCGTACTGGTGCTTGACACGACCAACGTCAACCGCATTTTCAGCCCCCGCCTGAGCTATAAGAAAGGCGCGGCCGTGATTCACATGCTGCGCTACCTGCTCAACGACGACGTGAAGTTTTTCCGGGCCCTGCGCACCTACCAGACGCAGTTTGCCGGCAGCACGGCCCGCACCACGGATCTGCAGCGCATCTTTGAGGCCGAAGCCGGCGTGTCGCTGGATACCTTTTTCCGGCAGTGGTACCGCGGGGAAGGCTACCCGACCTTCACCGTCCGCTGGAACCAGGTGGGCACTTCGCTCTACCTTAAGTCCACCGAAACCGTGTCGATGCCGACCGTGACGCCCTTCTTCGACACTGAAGTAGACTACAAAATCAACTATACCAACGGGACCAGCCAGACGGTGCGCCGCCGCCAGAGCCAGGCCGAAACCTCATTCACCCTGCCCGTAGCCGGCACCGTGAGCAGCATTCAAGTAGACCCTGACCAGTGGCTACTCAACGGCAGCGGCTTGGTGAGCCGCGACAACACGCTGGCTACTAAGACGGCCGCGGCGGTGCTCCCCCTGGCCGTGTACCCCAACCCTTGCCGCGAAACCCTGCAGCTGGGCAGCCTGACCATGCGCACGGCCCAGGCCGTGGTAACGGACCTAACCGGCCGCGTGGTACTGCGCCAGACGATAGGGGCCAGCCACACCCAGCTTTCTACCGCCGCCCTGGCCCCGGGCCTCTACCATCTGCAGGTAACCACTCCGGAAGGGGAAGTGTCCCTGGCCCGCTTCGTGCGCGAGTAA